From a single Rosa rugosa chromosome 7, drRosRugo1.1, whole genome shotgun sequence genomic region:
- the LOC133722678 gene encoding uncharacterized protein LOC133722678 translates to MVENDYEWNIPLLEALFTPMEVGIIASIPLSLRGADDSFVWHYDKRGNYGVRSGYHVARLDDGRSDRASSSNGSYGINATYWKIIWGANIPPKVRVFIWRLLRGILPTRRALSHKVSLLDSNCLFCNHALEDGLHLFRDCDVTTCFWVCTKLGLLAKNVAASCVEDWVLNVIEKLDGNQRCAFFMALWVIWSERNNVLWNESFFCASNAAQWASKFLEEYQQFHVHRNAKGRREKTKWQNPPSGRLKVNVDGSYRADYGDGGVGVVIRDENGMCLAALARYFPHASSALHMEAEACRAGLLLAIH, encoded by the coding sequence ATGGTGGAGAACGATTATGAGTGGAATATTCCACTTTTGGAAGCTTTATTTACACCAATGGAAGTTGGCATAATTGCAAGTATCCCTCTAAGCCTTAGAGGAGCAGATGACAGCTTTGTGTGGCACTATGACAAGAGAGGAAACTATGGAGTGAGAAGTGGATACCATGTGGCCCGCCTTGATGATGGTAGATCTGACCGGGCTTCTAGCTCAAATGGGTCTTATGGAATTAATGCCACTTACTGGAAGATAATTTGGGGGGCCAACATCCCACCCAAAGTGCGTGTGTTTATTTGGAGACTACTCAGAGGCATTTTACCTACAAGAAGAGCTCTCTCCCATAAGGTTAGTCTTCTTGATAGTAATTGTCTTTTCTGTAATCATGCATTAGAAGATGGATTACACCTGTTCAGAGATTGTGATGTTACTACATGCTTTTGGGTGTGTACCAAATTGGGCCTTTTGGCCAAGAATGTGGCTGCTTCATGTGTGGAGGATTGGGTGTTGAACGTCATTGAAAAATTGGATGGTAATCAACGTTGTGCTTTTTTCATGGCACTCTGGGTCATATGGTCTGAAAGAAATAATGTCTTGTGGAACGAGAGTTTCTTCTGTGCCTCTAATGCGGCACAGTGGGCTAGTAAATTTCTTGAGGAATATCAGCAATTTCATGTGCATAGAAATGCGAAAGGTAGAAGGGAAAAGACCAAATGGCAGAACCCTCCTAGTGGGCGTCTGAAAGTGAATGTGGATGGGAGTTACCGGGCTGATTACGGTGATGGTGGAGTGGGAGTTGTGATACGTGATGAAAATGGTATGTGCTTGGCAGCTCTGGCTCGGTATTTCCCACATGCTTCATCTGCTTTACATATGGAGGCTGAAGCATGTAGGGCTGGGCTCTTATTGGCGATCCATTAG
- the LOC133722679 gene encoding protein DMP10-like, translating to MAEPFVQHINSSSSTPVANSAAAASLFRSMADQQIVLQIGQLSSSTPPPPPDDEQRKSAHHGTLNLRVTEPILLHINSLTPLLNNQPISTQSRPTPPPPKDQVTSNPTTDIAQSLKGTKHQKALSKMGSLANLLPTGTVLAFQAITPSLSYNGRCHIFNKYLVAFVMLACSLVCFVSSFTDSLEYEQKVYYGIATFNGLSVFNYERREVEEKALEDKLKSLKIIPRDYLHAFLSVFVFLIFACSSLEVQTCYFPAGIRDQLEYSMVIYLPLVVGLLSSFLFTHFPTNRRGIGYTCTRT from the coding sequence ATGGCTGAACCGTTTGTTCAACACATAAACTCATCGTCATCAACACCAGTAGCAAACTCTGCGGCGGCCGCCTCATTATTCCGTTCAATGGCAGATCAACAGATTGTGTTACAAATTGGACAACTATCAAGttcaacaccaccaccaccacctgaTGATGAACAAAGGAAATCAGCACACCATGGTACCTTAAACCTCAGGGTAACTGAGCCGATTTTGCTACACATAAACTCATTAACACCACTTCTCAATAACCAACCAATTAGTACTCAATCAAgaccaacaccaccaccaccaaaagaCCAAGTAACCTCTAATCCAACGACTGATATTGCACAATCTTTGAAAGGCACAAAGCACCAAAAGGCACTTAGCAAGATGGGAAGCCTGGCAAACCTGTTACCCACAGGCACTGTTCTTGCATTCCAAGCCATCACGCCTTCCCTTTCCTACAACGGTAGATGCCACATCTTCAACAAGTACCTTGTGGCATTCGTCATGCTAGCTTGTTCTCTCGTTTGCTTCGTCTCTTCCTTCACCGACAGCCTGGAATATGAGCAGAAAGTGTACTATGGCATTGCAACATTCAACGGGCTTTCAGTTTTCAACTATGAACGCCGTGAGGTTGAAGAAAAAGCTCTTGAGGATAAGCTGAAGTCGCTGAAGATTATACCCAGGGACTATCTTCATGCGTTTCTCTCGGTTTTTGTGTTCTTGATATTTGCTTGTAGCAGCTTAGAGGTGCAGACCTGCTACTTTCCGGCTGGAATAAGAGATCAGTTGGAGTATTCGATGGTGATATATTTGCCGTTGGTCGTTGGATTGCTGTCAAGTTTCTTGTTCACTCATTTCCCTACTAACCGTAGAGGGATTGGCTACACATGCACCAGAACATGA
- the LOC133722680 gene encoding protein DMP10-like codes for MTTATQAENVSATQKTIASAANLANLLPTGTLLAFETLIPSFSNNGACHRANKGLSSSIILICALICFFSSFTDSFIDSTDGKFYYGIATSTGIRILNPRTKKITYEERKRLEKYKITGRDYFHAFLALTVFLVFALTDLNVKNCFFPDAGDDLNQIIINLPLGAGIFASFLFTIFPTTRRGIGYTQPRPNKEEKDGNQTSAITTASKGSEAEMVGVVVEGAVQSEAQVSATASTPPR; via the coding sequence ATGACTACTGCAACACAAGCCGAAAACGTATCAGCCACCCAAAAGACCATAGCCAGTGCAGCCAATCTTGCTAACCTCCTACCTACCGGCACCCTTCTCGCATTTGAGACCCTCATTCCTAGTTTCTCCAACAACGGAGCATGCCATCGGGCCAACAAGGGCCTTTCCTCATCCATCATTCTAATTTGTGCTCTCATctgcttcttctcctcctttaCTGATAGCTTCATTGATAGTACCGATGGAAAATTCTATTATGGGATCGCCACTAGCACAGGTATACGCATCTTAAATCCTAGAACAAAAAAGATCACTTATGAGGAAAGAAAGCGCTTGGAAAAGTATAAAATCACGGGTAGAGATTATTTCCATGCCTTTTTGGCACTAACTGTGTTCTTGGTCTTTGCTCTTACCGACCTCAATGTGAAAAATTGTTTCTTTCCTGATGCGGGAGATGATCTCAATCAAATCATTATCAACTTGCCACTAGGAGCTGGGATTTTCGCATCCTTCTTATTCACTATTTTTCCAACTACTCGAAGAGGGATAGGATACACGCAGCCCCGGCCGAATAAGGAGGAAAAAGACGGGAACCAGACCTCGGCCATCACGACCGCTTCCAAGGGGTCGGAGGCGGAAATGGTGGGTGTGGTCGTAGAAGGAGCAGTTCAGTCTGAGGCTCAGGTCTCCGCGACAGCCTCAACCCCACCGCGATAG